In Colletotrichum higginsianum IMI 349063 chromosome 3, whole genome shotgun sequence, a genomic segment contains:
- a CDS encoding Spc97/Spc98 family protein, with protein sequence MLHEILLALSGHPSPLLRTDNPDPNALSTAVSPPERELLATAGHLSDLHVKLQGYTAPIAAEHPSTICRAVATAVQSVHLAAFQRKVLEVEETILRRDSSLVGAYNIVPLTAVVGEFSEWTRRMEWLWEIVQFMLKKQQGQTCRGAHLIDRLRGELQSGYVDIERTAMSLVSVAETAWLKQVSAWILYGRLPSFGGDDFFVQKMDTGDQDYVSVPALLPKFVTPVVASSMLFIGRSLNHVRVKGSVESGLQGLDHLSSQLKELSALTYPLNTASFSRAITSVRLTLSRTILLKLLPLTKVVEALQILREFFLLGRGEFAMALTQQADEKLRSRWKRSDNLAYEKREGLGTFAVKEGEAAAVLAKTWAAMGLMQGQHADEDEGLEIARELLRLNLTKSKPAVPIKLEASVSRPTAKTLATTPFRNLLLSIPVVLTMQIPSPLDMFLTPSDLQIYSTINSYLLSIRRAHIRLTELWKITSLRRHHPAPPSPPAGSTRVGRAKVILLRQRYATRSNALRSAWVTCSTALFFLSETEAYLQTEVVAGLWDGFHAWLTSSEKENSHAAAASGASIKAAAKPATEDEEGDGDDDIWLAQSASDNKPAAKPIDSNPTHDPQSLATAHRAYLRALSTRLLLTFPSYTDPLYNLLTHTDHLVALTQRLHAVWTSMDLEADAGVVDAFVDLEIEETEVRSAIRDVEKHVKDGIRDVIAALRSLEADPAAFADEEEGGEEGVLREEGEYVPRRVGGVERLLMKLDLAGWFGERKDDFGFVFSEY encoded by the exons ATGCTCCACGAAATCCTCCTCGCACTCTCCGgccacccctcccctctcctccggACCGACAACCCCGACCCAAATGCGCTTTCGACGGCTGTCTCACCCCCGGAGCGCGAGCTCTTAGCCACCGCCGGCCACCTCAGCGATCTCCACGTTAAGCTGCAGGGCTATACGGcccccatcgccgccgagcaccCTTCCACCATCTGCCGCGCTGTCGCCACCGCCGTGCAGTCCGTCCACCTTGCCGCCTTTCAGCGcaaggtcctcgaggtcgaggagacgaTCCTCCGCAGGGATTCGAGCCTTGTTGGCGCCTACAACATTGTACCCCtgaccgccgtcgtcggggagTTCTCCGAGTGGACGCGGCGGATGGAGTGGCTGTGGGAGATTGTCCAGTTTATGCTGAAGAAGCAGCAAGGGCAAACGTGTCGCGGCGCTCACCTCATCGATCGGTTGCGGGGCGAGCTGCAGAGTGGGTACGTAGACATCGAGCGGACGGCCATGAGCCTTGTCTCtgtcgccgagacggcgtgGTTGAAGCAGGTGTCTGCATGGATACTCTATGGGCGTCTGCCGTCGTTCGGAGGCGACGACTTTTTCGTCCAGAAGATGGACACCGGTGACCAG GATTACGTTTCAGTGCCGGCCCTGCTGCCCAAATTTGTCACTCCGGTGGTCGCGTCGTCGATGCTGTTCATCGGCAGGTCGTTGAACCATGTTCGCGTCAAAGGCAGTGTGGAATCAGGACTGCAAGGCCTTGACCACTTGTCATCTCAGCTCAAAGAGCTATCCGCCCTGACCTACCCCCTCAACACAGCCAGCTTCTCGCGCGCAATAACATCCGTTCGGCTCACCCTCTCGCGCACAATATTGCTGAAATTGCTACCCCTCACCAAGGTCGTTGAGGCTCTCCAGATTCTGCGCGAGTTCTTCCTCTTGGGCCGCGGCGAGTTCGCCATGGCTTTGACCCAGCAAGCAGACGAGAAACTGCGCAGCCGGTGGAAACGGTCGGATAACCTCGCGTATGAGAAGCGCGAAGGGTTGGGCACTTTCGCGGTCAAGGAGGGTGAGGCTGCGGCAGTGCTGGCCAAAAcgtgggcggcgatgggcCTGATGCAGGGCCAGCACGCAGACGAAGATGAGGGCTTGGAAATTGCGCGCGAACTGCTGCGGCTAAATCTTACCAAGTCCAAACCGGCGGTTCCTATAAAGCTCGAAGCTAGTGTATCACGGCCGACAGCCAAGACCCTGGCCACGACTCCCTTTCGCAACCTCCTGCTCTCCATCCCAGTCGTTTTGACTATGCAGATTCCCTCGCCGCTCGACATGTTTCTCACCCCCTCCGACCTTCAGATCTACTCCACCATAAACTCTTACCTCTTATCCATCCGTCGAGCACACATACGTCTCACCGAGCTGTGGAAGATCACATCTCTACGTCGTCACCAtccggcaccgccgtcacCTCCCGCCGGAAGCACTAGAGTCGGCCGTGCCAAGGTGATTTTGCTTCGCCAACGCTACGCGACGCGGTCCAACGCCTTGCGCAGTGCGTGGGTAACCTGCAGCACAGCgcttttcttcctctccgaGACGGAGGCATACTTGCAGACCGAGGTTGTGGCAGGGCTGTGGGATGGTTTCCACGCCTGGTTGACGTCGAGCGAGAAGGAGAACAGCCATGCGGCCGCTGCGTCTGGCGCATCAATCAAAGCGGCCGCAAAGCCTGCAacggaagacgaggaagggGACGGAGATGACGACATTTGGCTTGCACAGAGCGCATCTGACAACAAACCAGCCGCCAAACCAATAGACTCGAACCCAACACACGACCCTCAAAGTCTAGCCACCGCCCACCGGGCCTACCTTCGCGCCCTCTCCACCCGCCTCCTGCTCACATTCCCCTCCTACACGGACCCGCTGTATAACCTTCTCACTCACACCGACCACCTTGTCGCCCTGACACAGCGCCTCCACGCGGTATGGACGTCGATGGACCTTGAAGCAGACGCCGGTGTCGTCGACGCGTTTGTGGAcctcgagatcgaggagacggaggtgCGCTCCGCGATCCGGGACGTGGAGAAGCACGTCAAGGACGGCATCAGGGATGTCATCGCCGCGTTGCGGTCGCTTGAGGCGGACCCGGCCGCGTtcgcggacgaggaggagggcggagaggagggtgtgttaagggaagaaggggagtACGTGCCGCGCAGGGTTGGCGGCGTGGAGAGGCTGCTGATGAAGCTCGACCTGGCTGGGTGGTTTGGCGAGAGGAAGGATGATTTCGGGTTTGTGTTTAGCGAATATTGA